In a genomic window of Muntiacus reevesi chromosome 1, mMunRee1.1, whole genome shotgun sequence:
- the CETN3 gene encoding centrin-3, which yields MSLALRNELVVDKTKRKKRRELSEEQKQEIKDAFELFDTDKDEAIDYHELKVAMRALGFDVKKADVLKILKDYDREATGKITFEDFNEVVTDWILERDPHEEILKAFKLFDDDDSGKISLRNLRRVARELGENMSDEELRAMIEEFDKDGDGEINQEEFIAIMTGDI from the exons ATGAGTTTAGCTCTGAG AAATGAGCTTGTAGTAgacaaaacaaagaggaaaaaaagaagagaactctctgaagaacagaaacaagaaattaaagatgcttttgaactatttgACACAGACAAAGATGAAGCAATAGATTATCATGAATTAAAG GTGGCAATGAGAGCCTTGGGGTTTGACGTAAAAAAAGCTGATGTACTGAAGATTCTTAAAGATTATGACAGAGAAGCCACTGGGAAAATAACCTTTGAGGATTTCAATGAAGTTG TGACAGACTGGATATTGGAAAGAGATCCACATGAAGAAATACTGAAGGCATTTAAACTATTTGATGATGATGATTCTGGTAAAATAAGCTTGAGGAATTTGCGACGTGTTGCCAGAGAATTGGGTGAAAACATGAGTGATGAAGAACTTCGGGCTATGATAGAAGAATTTGATAAAGATGGTGATGGAGAAA TAAATCAAGAGGAATTCATTGCTATTATGACTGGTGACATTTAA